One segment of Leptospirillum ferrooxidans C2-3 DNA contains the following:
- a CDS encoding 2-isopropylmalate synthase, with the protein MDSQIVRIFDTTLRDGEQSPGASMQKEEKLLVARQLARLGVDVIEAGFPVASPDDFSAVSAISKDIQDGPIICALARAVDRDITVAAEALSGASRGRIHTFIATSPLHMEKKLKMSEDQVLKSIFKSVSMARGYGYEVEFSAEDATRSEPDFLIRAVTCAIEAGAGIINLPDTVGYAVPSQISEMFRNLISRVPGAGNVIFSCHCHDDLGLSVANSLAAVEAGARQVECTINGIGERAGNAALEEIVMALKVRKPYFGVETAIRTEEFTKTSRLVSTVTGMMVQPNKAIVGENAFAHESGIHQDGYLKDKKTYEIMGREQVGASAGGLILGKHSGRHALKDRLLTMGYSFGEEELNDLYDRFKKLADQKKEIFEEDIETLIVATGRKTSFRFILKRLHLSGGTEIPPTATIVLDVDGQEHRMAGLGDGPVDAIYRTLAKMTKTTPRLVSYVVKAITGGTDAQGEVTVRLEEEGVLAVGRGSDTDILVASAKAYLSALNRLDRKKSQEHKADGEVSRPVL; encoded by the coding sequence ATGGACAGCCAGATTGTTCGCATTTTCGACACAACACTCAGGGATGGGGAGCAGAGCCCCGGAGCTTCGATGCAAAAAGAAGAGAAACTTCTTGTTGCGAGGCAACTTGCCCGTCTTGGGGTGGATGTCATTGAAGCGGGATTTCCGGTTGCAAGCCCTGATGATTTTTCTGCGGTTTCGGCCATCTCGAAAGATATTCAGGATGGTCCCATCATATGCGCCCTTGCCAGAGCGGTAGATCGTGATATCACTGTCGCTGCCGAAGCCCTCTCCGGAGCTTCTCGCGGACGGATTCACACGTTTATCGCCACAAGCCCCCTTCATATGGAAAAAAAGCTCAAGATGTCAGAGGATCAGGTACTCAAAAGTATTTTCAAGTCGGTTTCCATGGCGCGTGGATATGGTTATGAGGTGGAGTTTTCCGCTGAAGACGCCACCCGGTCAGAGCCGGATTTTCTCATAAGGGCAGTGACCTGCGCGATCGAAGCGGGAGCCGGTATCATCAATCTTCCCGATACGGTCGGATACGCCGTTCCGTCCCAGATATCGGAGATGTTCAGAAATCTGATTTCCAGAGTGCCGGGTGCCGGGAATGTGATTTTCTCATGCCACTGTCACGATGACCTGGGTCTGTCGGTTGCGAACTCTCTGGCAGCGGTTGAAGCAGGTGCCCGTCAGGTTGAGTGCACGATAAACGGTATCGGAGAGAGGGCGGGAAATGCGGCCCTTGAAGAGATTGTGATGGCCCTTAAGGTCAGGAAGCCGTACTTTGGAGTAGAGACTGCGATCCGGACCGAAGAGTTCACCAAAACAAGCCGCCTTGTCTCAACAGTCACAGGAATGATGGTTCAGCCCAACAAGGCGATTGTCGGAGAAAATGCTTTTGCCCATGAGTCGGGGATCCATCAGGATGGCTATCTTAAAGATAAGAAAACCTATGAAATTATGGGAAGGGAACAGGTTGGGGCCAGTGCCGGGGGGCTGATTCTTGGAAAACACTCCGGGAGGCATGCCCTCAAGGATCGTCTTTTGACCATGGGATATTCCTTTGGTGAAGAGGAGCTGAACGATCTCTACGACCGGTTCAAGAAGCTTGCCGACCAAAAAAAAGAAATCTTTGAAGAAGATATTGAAACATTGATCGTGGCAACAGGACGGAAGACCTCCTTCCGGTTCATCCTGAAGAGGTTGCACTTAAGTGGTGGCACCGAGATTCCTCCAACGGCCACCATCGTTCTTGATGTCGATGGGCAGGAACACCGGATGGCTGGATTGGGAGATGGCCCGGTCGATGCGATCTACCGAACGCTCGCAAAGATGACCAAAACGACCCCAAGACTTGTTTCTTATGTCGTCAAAGCCATTACAGGCGGTACCGATGCCCAGGGGGAAGTCACGGTAAGACTTGAAGAAGAGGGTGTACTCGCTGTGGGAAGAGGGTCCGATACAGACATTCTGGTCGCTTCCGCCAAGGCGTATTTGTCCGCTTTAAATCGCCTTGATCGTAAAAAAAGCCAGGAGCACAAAGCAGACGGAGAGGTGTCCCGTCCTGTTCTTTGA
- the pssA gene encoding CDP-diacylglycerol--serine O-phosphatidyltransferase: MDTYPHDEEGNAGSRTRSRGIYILPNLFTTGNLFFGFLAILSSFQHDFKKAAFSILIASVFDNLDGKVARLARATSQFGVEYDSLADLVSFGVAPAFLVLNASLGGYHRLGLMAAFLFAACGALRLARFNVITSKVSSRYFIGLPIPAGALFIASAEIVSTGPLSTVIPFSPMFFLVSTYLVSILMVSPIPYRSFKEVRFLKKPQHTFVSVLLVSLLFVLYPKQSFFLVILTYALLGPSEFIVYRFFMKRPQILETLPNPPASPTGRSLKSRLLSDRFSHPKKH; the protein is encoded by the coding sequence TTGGATACATATCCTCATGACGAAGAAGGGAATGCGGGATCCAGAACGCGTTCCCGGGGAATTTACATACTTCCGAATCTTTTTACCACGGGAAATCTGTTTTTTGGCTTTCTCGCGATTCTGTCAAGCTTCCAGCATGATTTCAAAAAGGCCGCCTTTTCCATTTTGATCGCTTCTGTTTTTGACAATCTTGACGGAAAAGTGGCGAGGCTCGCCAGGGCTACAAGCCAGTTTGGGGTTGAATACGACAGCCTTGCCGACCTCGTTTCCTTTGGCGTGGCTCCGGCCTTTCTGGTTCTGAATGCGAGTCTCGGAGGTTACCACCGGCTCGGTTTGATGGCCGCATTCTTGTTCGCTGCCTGTGGTGCCCTTCGATTGGCCAGATTCAATGTCATTACGTCCAAGGTCTCCTCGCGCTACTTTATCGGGCTCCCCATCCCCGCGGGTGCCCTTTTCATCGCCTCTGCCGAAATTGTCTCAACGGGTCCGCTTTCAACGGTCATTCCGTTTTCGCCCATGTTTTTTCTTGTGTCGACCTACCTGGTTTCCATCCTGATGGTCAGTCCCATTCCATACAGGAGTTTCAAGGAGGTTCGATTCCTGAAAAAGCCGCAACATACCTTTGTTTCGGTATTGCTGGTCTCTCTTCTTTTCGTGCTTTATCCCAAACAATCCTTTTTTTTGGTCATTTTGACCTATGCTCTTCTGGGCCCCTCTGAATTTATTGTTTACAGATTTTTTATGAAAAGACCACAAATTCTGGAAACACTGCCCAATCCCCCCGCGTCTCCAACAGGCAGGTCTCTCAAGTCCCGTCTCCTTTCGGACCGGTTTAGCCACCCCAAAAAACATTAG
- a CDS encoding phosphatidylserine decarboxylase family protein, which produces MKVSPDHFSKPIAKEGMPFILISLGILAGSVYLLGPAGGIFTVIPVFVINFFRNPTRQVPPGEKTIVSPADGKIVRVEHDDRGRMQVSIFMNVFDVHLNRIPIKGIVKGIAYHPGKFLNADMDKASLENERNTLVIETQGKQEIRMTQVAGLIARRIVCYAEVNDLLESGVIFGLIRFGSRVDLDLPGDSEIRVSMGDRVRGGESVIGYISS; this is translated from the coding sequence AAGGAAGGAATGCCTTTTATCCTGATTTCTTTGGGAATCCTTGCAGGTTCAGTCTATCTTTTGGGACCTGCAGGAGGAATATTCACTGTCATCCCGGTTTTTGTCATCAATTTTTTCAGAAATCCGACAAGACAGGTTCCACCGGGAGAAAAGACAATCGTTTCCCCCGCCGATGGAAAGATTGTCCGGGTCGAACATGATGACCGGGGACGGATGCAAGTTTCCATTTTCATGAATGTGTTCGACGTTCACTTGAACCGGATTCCCATAAAGGGAATCGTCAAGGGAATAGCCTACCATCCAGGGAAGTTTCTGAATGCGGATATGGACAAGGCCTCTCTTGAAAATGAGCGAAATACACTTGTTATCGAAACGCAAGGAAAACAGGAAATCCGCATGACCCAGGTGGCGGGTCTGATAGCCAGAAGAATTGTCTGTTATGCCGAAGTGAATGATCTTCTGGAAAGTGGTGTCATTTTTGGTCTGATCAGGTTTGGCTCAAGAGTGGATCTTGATCTTCCGGGAGATTCGGAGATCAGGGTTTCCATGGGTGACCGGGTTAGAGGAGGGGAGTCTGTCATTGGATACATATCCTCATGA